From the Nitrobacter hamburgensis X14 genome, one window contains:
- a CDS encoding phytoene desaturase family protein, translating into MSDTDVVIIGAGHNGLTCAAYLAMAGLRVKVVERRKVVGGAAVTEEFQPGFRNSVAAYTVSLLNPKVIADLRLHDHGLRIVERRAQNFLPAPDGRYLLTGEGRTAASVAGLSERDAGALGGFMRELEEIADVIRQFVLRAPPNLVEGFGLNAAHEIVNAIGSAGILRGLSLEQQRSLLDLFTRSAGDMLDDRFEIDLVKALFGFDAIVGNYASPYAAGSAYVMLHHAFGEVNGKKGVWGHAIGGMGAITQAMAAAARARGAEIETDAGVCEVIVERGRAAGVVLDDGRTIRAKYVAANVNPKLLYTRLLPAGALPAAFLNRIKTWRNGSGTFRMNVALEALPSFSALPGAGDHLSAGIIIAPGLGYMDRAWQDARQFGWSREPVVEVLIPSVIDDSLAPSGRHVASLFCQHVAPQLPDGASWDDHRDEVADLMIATVDLYAPGFAASVIGRQILSPLDLEREFGLLGGDIFHGALTLNQLFSARPMLGHADYRGPLKGLYHCGSGAHPGGGVTGAPGHNAARTILRDHRALFARR; encoded by the coding sequence GTGTCAGATACCGACGTCGTCATCATCGGAGCGGGCCACAACGGCCTGACCTGCGCGGCCTATCTCGCGATGGCTGGGCTGCGGGTCAAGGTCGTGGAGCGGCGCAAGGTGGTCGGGGGCGCTGCGGTGACGGAGGAATTCCAGCCCGGTTTCCGCAATTCGGTCGCGGCCTACACCGTCAGCCTGCTAAATCCGAAAGTCATCGCGGACTTGCGGCTGCATGACCATGGTCTGCGGATCGTCGAACGCCGCGCCCAGAATTTTTTGCCCGCGCCCGACGGCCGCTACCTCCTCACCGGCGAAGGCCGCACCGCGGCATCGGTCGCTGGCCTGAGCGAACGGGATGCCGGCGCGCTCGGCGGCTTCATGCGCGAACTCGAAGAGATCGCCGACGTGATCCGGCAATTCGTGCTGCGCGCGCCGCCGAACCTCGTCGAGGGGTTTGGCCTCAACGCCGCGCATGAAATCGTCAACGCGATCGGCTCCGCCGGAATCCTGCGCGGCCTGTCGCTGGAGCAGCAGCGCAGCCTGCTCGATCTGTTTACACGATCCGCCGGGGACATGCTCGACGACCGCTTCGAGATCGATCTGGTCAAGGCCCTGTTCGGCTTCGACGCCATCGTCGGCAACTACGCCAGCCCCTACGCGGCCGGCTCGGCCTATGTGATGTTGCACCATGCTTTCGGAGAAGTGAACGGCAAGAAGGGCGTCTGGGGCCATGCCATCGGCGGCATGGGCGCGATCACCCAGGCGATGGCAGCGGCCGCCCGCGCGCGCGGCGCCGAGATCGAAACCGATGCCGGTGTGTGCGAAGTCATCGTCGAGCGCGGCCGCGCGGCCGGTGTGGTGCTCGACGATGGACGAACGATCCGCGCAAAATATGTCGCGGCGAACGTGAACCCGAAGCTGCTCTATACGCGGCTGCTGCCCGCCGGCGCGCTGCCCGCCGCCTTCCTCAACCGCATCAAGACCTGGCGTAACGGCTCCGGGACGTTTCGGATGAACGTGGCGCTCGAAGCTCTGCCCTCGTTCTCGGCCTTGCCGGGCGCAGGCGACCATCTCAGTGCTGGCATCATCATCGCGCCCGGTCTCGGCTACATGGACCGTGCCTGGCAGGACGCGCGACAGTTCGGCTGGAGCCGCGAACCTGTGGTGGAGGTTTTGATCCCGTCGGTGATCGATGATTCACTTGCCCCATCCGGCCGCCATGTGGCCAGCCTGTTCTGCCAGCATGTGGCGCCGCAGTTGCCCGATGGCGCGTCCTGGGATGACCATCGCGACGAGGTCGCCGACCTCATGATAGCGACCGTCGACCTTTACGCGCCGGGCTTCGCCGCCAGCGTGATCGGCCGGCAGATTTTATCACCGCTCGATCTCGAGCGCGAATTCGGACTGCTGGGCGGCGATATCTTTCACGGTGCGCTGACGCTGAACCAACTGTTCTCGGCCCGGCCGATGCTAGGCCATGCCGACTACCGGGGACCGCTGAAGGGTCTCTATCACTGCGGCTCCGGCGCGCATCCCGGCGGCGGCGTCACCGGCGCACCCGGCCATAACGCCGCACGCACCATCCTGCGGGACCATCGGGCGCTGTTCGCCCGCCGTTAG
- a CDS encoding 50S ribosomal protein L11 methyltransferase yields MTNAVTPATSRAAFAIGEEQIARRVVDLLTESLDDGETAIAAFERSDGRWVVALHFAAPPDEERIRTLVALAAGDDIAQTIAFDTIAARDWVEASLEGLVPVAAGRFIVHGRHDRARVPPNKLGIEIEAALAFGTGHHGTTRGCLLLLDHVLRSKMPRRVLDLGAGTGVLAIAAAKALRRNVLASDIDPRSTIVARENAVLNGVGNLVWSICATGFSAPLFRARAPFDLVLANILANPLRQMAPAMATHLAPEAMVILSGLLPHQTRSVIAAYRAQGLVLIRQMRIDGWCSLLMQNLR; encoded by the coding sequence ATGACCAACGCCGTCACGCCGGCGACCAGTCGCGCCGCCTTCGCCATCGGCGAGGAACAGATCGCGCGGCGGGTCGTCGATCTCCTGACCGAGAGTCTCGATGACGGCGAGACCGCCATCGCCGCATTCGAACGCAGCGACGGGCGCTGGGTCGTGGCGCTACACTTCGCCGCCCCGCCGGATGAAGAGCGAATCCGCACGCTGGTCGCGCTGGCCGCCGGCGATGACATCGCGCAAACCATCGCCTTCGATACCATCGCCGCCAGGGACTGGGTCGAGGCCAGCCTCGAAGGCCTGGTGCCGGTCGCCGCCGGCCGCTTCATCGTCCACGGACGGCATGACCGCGCACGCGTCCCGCCGAACAAGCTCGGCATCGAGATCGAGGCAGCGCTGGCGTTCGGCACCGGGCACCACGGCACCACGCGGGGTTGCCTGCTGCTGCTCGATCACGTGCTGCGCAGCAAGATGCCACGGCGCGTTCTCGATCTCGGCGCCGGCACCGGCGTTCTTGCCATCGCCGCGGCCAAGGCGCTGCGGCGAAACGTGCTGGCCAGCGACATCGATCCGCGTTCGACGATCGTGGCGCGGGAGAATGCCGTGTTAAACGGCGTCGGCAATCTTGTCTGGTCGATCTGTGCGACCGGCTTTTCCGCGCCGCTGTTTCGCGCACGCGCACCGTTCGACCTGGTGCTGGCGAATATTCTCGCCAATCCGCTGCGGCAGATGGCGCCGGCCATGGCAACGCACCTTGCGCCCGAAGCCATGGTGATCCTGTCGGGGCTGCTGCCGCATCAGACCCGCAGCGTGATCGCGGCCTATCGCGCGCAGGGGCTAGTGCTCATCCGGCAGATGCGGATCGACGGATGGTGCAGCCTGCTGATGCAGAATTTGCGGTAG
- a CDS encoding aminopeptidase P family protein, with protein MFEAHFQTFEDPEGGVALTSRLATFREELVRRQLTGFVIPRADQQQNEYVAPSEERLAWLTGFTGSAGLAIVLAKQAAVFVDGRYTLQAAKQVDTQAWGIVSLVDPPPESWLAGHLRAGDRLGYDPWLHTSAAVERLAKACTKAGAELVPVETNPVDSIWIDRPAPPLGPVTIHGATFAGEPEADKLTRIRTEMTKLGVDALVLSDSHAVAWTFNIRGADVSHTPLPLSYALVPKDGRPTIFVDHRKLSDLSRGHIERNADVREPDALTPALTDLAGSGATIALDSATAADALTRLITSAGGKPARGNDPVALLKAVKNPTEIAGARTAHRRDAVALARFLAWIDREAPKGTLTEIDAVEALETFRRDTGALKDVSFPTIAGTGPNGAIVHYRVSRKSNRRIAPSDLLLIDSGAQYEDGTTDVTRTIAIGDPTDAMRDRFTRVLRGHIAIARAVFPDGTTGAQLDTLARQFLWQAGVDFEHGTGHGVGSYLSVHEGPARISKLGTTQLKRGMILSNEPGYYKRDAFGIRIENLVLVTAIEIPGAEKPMNGFETLTLAPIDRRLIDRSLGADETRWLNDYHVRVRRELRAHLDEATKVWLDAATEPLPLEEVFPPSYETCARMDVDEADNC; from the coding sequence ATGTTCGAAGCCCATTTCCAGACATTCGAGGACCCCGAAGGCGGCGTCGCGCTGACCTCCCGCCTCGCCACGTTTCGCGAGGAACTGGTGCGACGGCAACTGACCGGATTCGTGATTCCGCGCGCCGACCAGCAGCAGAACGAATATGTCGCGCCCTCCGAGGAGCGGCTGGCATGGCTCACCGGCTTCACCGGATCGGCAGGCCTCGCCATCGTGCTCGCGAAGCAAGCTGCGGTGTTTGTCGATGGCCGCTACACATTGCAGGCGGCGAAGCAGGTGGATACGCAGGCTTGGGGCATCGTTTCGCTGGTCGATCCGCCCCCGGAAAGCTGGCTGGCAGGGCATCTCCGCGCCGGCGACCGCCTCGGATACGATCCATGGCTGCATACGTCGGCAGCAGTCGAACGCCTCGCGAAAGCCTGCACGAAAGCCGGCGCGGAGCTGGTCCCGGTCGAGACCAATCCGGTCGACAGCATCTGGATCGATCGTCCCGCACCGCCGCTTGGCCCGGTGACGATCCATGGCGCGACGTTCGCAGGCGAGCCTGAGGCCGACAAGCTCACGCGGATCCGCACTGAGATGACAAAACTCGGCGTCGATGCGCTGGTGCTATCGGATTCCCACGCGGTCGCCTGGACCTTCAATATTCGCGGCGCCGACGTCTCGCATACGCCACTGCCGCTATCCTACGCCCTGGTGCCGAAAGACGGCCGCCCCACGATCTTCGTCGACCACCGCAAACTCTCCGACTTGAGCCGCGGTCATATCGAGCGCAATGCCGATGTGCGCGAGCCGGACGCGTTGACGCCGGCGCTCACCGACCTCGCCGGCAGCGGCGCGACCATCGCGCTCGACAGCGCCACCGCCGCCGACGCATTAACCCGCCTGATCACGTCTGCCGGCGGCAAACCGGCGCGCGGCAACGATCCCGTCGCGCTGCTCAAGGCCGTGAAGAACCCGACCGAGATCGCGGGCGCCCGCACCGCGCATCGGCGCGACGCCGTGGCATTGGCGCGGTTTCTCGCCTGGATCGACCGCGAGGCGCCGAAGGGCACGCTGACCGAAATCGATGCCGTGGAGGCGCTGGAAACCTTTCGCCGCGACACCGGCGCGCTGAAGGACGTCTCCTTCCCCACCATCGCCGGCACCGGGCCGAACGGCGCCATCGTCCACTACCGCGTCAGCCGCAAGAGCAACCGCCGCATCGCGCCCAGCGATCTGCTGCTGATCGATTCCGGCGCGCAATACGAGGACGGCACCACCGACGTCACCCGCACCATCGCGATCGGCGATCCGACCGACGCGATGCGCGACCGCTTCACCCGCGTGCTGCGCGGCCACATCGCCATCGCGCGTGCGGTATTTCCCGACGGCACCACCGGCGCGCAACTCGATACGCTGGCGCGGCAGTTTCTCTGGCAGGCCGGCGTCGACTTCGAGCACGGCACCGGCCACGGCGTCGGCAGCTATCTCTCGGTGCATGAGGGCCCGGCGCGGATTTCGAAACTCGGGACCACACAGCTCAAGCGCGGCATGATCCTGTCCAACGAGCCCGGCTACTACAAGCGTGATGCGTTCGGCATCCGGATCGAAAATCTGGTGCTGGTCACGGCGATCGAGATTCCCGGCGCCGAGAAACCCATGAACGGATTCGAGACCCTGACGCTGGCGCCGATCGACCGCCGCCTGATCGATCGCAGCCTCGGCGCCGACGAAACGCGTTGGCTCAACGACTACCACGTCCGCGTCCGCCGCGAGCTGCGCGCGCATCTCGACGAGGCCACCAAGGTCTGGCTCGACGCCGCGACAGAGCCGCTGCCGCTGGAAGAAGTTTTTCCACCCAGTTATGAGACCTGTGCGCGGATGGATGTAGACGAGGCCGATAATTGCTGA
- a CDS encoding IS5 family transposase: protein MAHRVIGQERLGFADHRRTASSLDEIGKLIDWQPVTALLDALYSATKGELAWPPLAMFKALLLSIWYDLSDVKLAEALDDRASFRRFCGFSGSEATPERTAFVRYRRALVAHGLDVALFDAVAAQLKARAVTVKVGTLVDATIIASASEDDVDGRWVKHKGKSAVHGFKAHIGADATTALVEKIAITPANVNDGRAGPDALPDDPGEVFADSAYRGNHFGDAVRAKGGTPRIVATGMWGRDETETLARLAAWNRPIHRVRGRIEKIFGTWKRCYGLRRMRWRGLAKAAVQVHLTAIAYNLKRTLSIVTVAA, encoded by the coding sequence GTGGCGCATCGTGTGATAGGTCAAGAGCGGCTCGGTTTCGCAGATCATAGGCGCACTGCCTCATCGCTCGACGAGATCGGCAAGCTGATCGATTGGCAGCCGGTCACGGCTCTTCTCGACGCGCTTTATTCGGCCACCAAGGGCGAACTCGCCTGGCCGCCGCTGGCAATGTTCAAGGCGCTGCTGCTGTCGATCTGGTACGACCTGTCGGACGTGAAGCTGGCGGAGGCGCTCGATGACCGGGCGTCCTTCCGCCGGTTCTGCGGCTTTTCCGGCAGTGAGGCGACACCTGAGCGCACTGCCTTCGTTCGATACCGCAGGGCGCTCGTCGCGCATGGTCTCGATGTCGCGCTGTTCGATGCGGTGGCCGCACAGCTCAAGGCCAGAGCGGTCACGGTCAAGGTTGGCACGCTGGTCGATGCGACGATCATCGCTTCTGCCAGCGAAGACGATGTAGATGGCCGCTGGGTCAAGCACAAGGGAAAGAGCGCGGTGCACGGCTTCAAAGCCCACATCGGCGCCGACGCGACAACGGCTCTGGTCGAGAAGATCGCGATCACGCCGGCCAACGTCAACGATGGGCGCGCCGGACCCGACGCCCTGCCCGATGATCCAGGCGAGGTGTTCGCCGACAGCGCCTATCGGGGAAATCACTTCGGCGACGCGGTTCGGGCCAAAGGAGGCACGCCACGCATTGTCGCGACCGGCATGTGGGGGCGAGACGAGACCGAAACGCTCGCTCGCCTCGCTGCCTGGAACCGACCGATCCACCGTGTCCGCGGGCGCATCGAGAAAATCTTCGGCACCTGGAAACGCTGTTACGGCCTGCGCCGAATGCGATGGCGAGGCCTCGCCAAAGCCGCCGTCCAGGTTCACCTCACCGCTATCGCCTATAACCTCAAGCGCACGCTTTCCATCGTCACGGTAGCAGCGTGA
- a CDS encoding DUF899 family protein, translated as MEHLQYPNESGAYRTARNALLEEEIKLRAQIEAVAEKRRALPMGGEVPQDYVFERIGKNAMPEKVRMSELFGPHDTLILYSFMYGPERKSPCPGCTHLLDSIDGAARHLGQRAAFHVVAKSPIARLAAWAHARGWEHMSLISTAGNSYDADYFGDTSKFSKGIRAQHKVPDGEDWDETIFNVFRMSDGKVRHFWGSEMAFAPPAPNQHHRAGDLADPLWNLLDMTPEGRGDDWFPKVKY; from the coding sequence ATGGAACACCTGCAATATCCGAACGAGAGCGGAGCCTATCGCACTGCTCGCAACGCGCTGTTAGAGGAGGAGATCAAGCTGCGCGCGCAGATCGAGGCCGTGGCCGAAAAGCGTCGCGCGCTGCCGATGGGTGGCGAGGTGCCGCAGGATTACGTGTTCGAGCGCATCGGGAAAAACGCCATGCCCGAGAAAGTGAGGATGTCCGAACTGTTCGGACCGCACGACACCCTGATCCTCTACAGTTTCATGTACGGCCCCGAGCGCAAATCTCCGTGCCCCGGCTGCACGCATCTGCTCGACAGCATCGACGGCGCCGCGCGGCATCTTGGCCAGCGCGCGGCGTTTCACGTCGTGGCGAAATCGCCGATCGCGCGGCTCGCCGCATGGGCACACGCGCGCGGCTGGGAGCACATGTCGCTGATTTCCACCGCGGGCAACAGCTACGACGCGGATTATTTCGGCGACACTTCGAAATTCTCAAAAGGCATAAGGGCGCAGCACAAGGTGCCCGACGGTGAGGACTGGGACGAGACCATCTTCAACGTGTTCAGGATGAGCGACGGAAAAGTCCGCCACTTCTGGGGCTCGGAAATGGCATTCGCGCCGCCCGCGCCAAACCAGCACCACCGCGCTGGCGATCTCGCCGATCCCTTGTGGAATCTTCTCGACATGACGCCGGAGGGGCGAGGCGACGATTGGTTTCCGAAGGTGAAGTATTAG
- a CDS encoding cold-shock protein, whose amino-acid sequence MTTGTVKWFNGQKGFGFIQPNDGGSDVFVHISAVERAGLTGLAEGQKVNFELKTDKMRGKVSAENLSLA is encoded by the coding sequence ATGACGACAGGTACAGTGAAGTGGTTTAACGGCCAGAAGGGTTTTGGCTTTATCCAGCCGAACGACGGCGGCAGCGACGTATTCGTACACATCAGCGCGGTGGAGCGCGCGGGCCTTACCGGCCTCGCCGAGGGCCAGAAGGTCAACTTCGAGCTGAAGACCGACAAGATGCGCGGCAAGGTCAGCGCGGAAAATCTTTCGCTCGCATAA
- the ahcY gene encoding adenosylhomocysteinase yields MTTATAKQPTGFTDYIVADIGLADFGRKEISLAETEMPGLMATREEYGPKHPLKGARIAGSLHMTIQTAVLIETLKALGADIRWVSCNIYSTQDHAAAAIAAAGIPVFAVKGETLKDYWDYTAKLFDWHGGGHPNMILDDGGDATMYVHLGLRAEKGDTAFLDKPGSEEEEVFFALLKKQLKEKPKGYFAGIAKSIQGVSEETTTGVHRLYDMQKVGTLLWPAINVNDSVTKSKFDNLYGCRESLVDGIRRGTDVMMSGKVAMVAGFGDVGKGSAASLRQAGCRVMVSEIDPICALQAAMEGYEVVTMEDAAPRADIFVTATGNRDIITIDHMRAMKDRAIVCNIGHFDNEIQVGALKNLKWDNIKPQVDEITFADGKRMILLSEGRLVNLGNAMGHPSFVMSASFTNQTLAQIELFANNTDGKYKKEVYVLPKTLDEKVARLHLNKIGVKLTELRKDQADYIGVKIAGPFKSDHYRY; encoded by the coding sequence ATGACCACCGCGACCGCCAAGCAGCCCACCGGCTTCACGGACTACATCGTCGCAGACATCGGCCTTGCCGATTTCGGCCGCAAGGAAATCTCGCTCGCGGAGACCGAGATGCCCGGGCTGATGGCGACGCGCGAGGAATACGGCCCTAAGCACCCCTTGAAGGGCGCGCGCATCGCCGGCTCGCTGCACATGACGATCCAGACCGCGGTGCTGATCGAGACGTTGAAGGCATTGGGCGCCGACATCCGCTGGGTCTCCTGTAACATCTATTCGACGCAGGACCACGCCGCCGCCGCGATCGCCGCCGCCGGCATTCCGGTGTTCGCGGTCAAGGGCGAGACGCTGAAGGACTACTGGGATTACACCGCAAAGCTGTTCGACTGGCACGGGGGTGGCCATCCCAACATGATCCTCGATGACGGCGGCGACGCCACCATGTACGTCCACCTCGGCCTGCGCGCCGAGAAGGGAGACACCGCGTTCCTCGACAAACCCGGCTCCGAGGAAGAGGAAGTGTTTTTCGCGCTGCTCAAGAAGCAGCTCAAGGAGAAGCCCAAGGGCTACTTCGCCGGTATCGCCAAATCCATTCAGGGCGTCTCGGAGGAGACCACCACCGGCGTGCATCGCCTCTACGACATGCAGAAGGTCGGCACGCTGCTGTGGCCCGCCATCAACGTCAACGACAGCGTCACCAAGTCGAAGTTCGACAACCTCTATGGTTGCCGCGAGTCGCTGGTCGACGGCATCCGCCGTGGCACCGACGTGATGATGAGCGGCAAGGTCGCGATGGTCGCGGGCTTCGGCGACGTCGGCAAGGGGTCGGCGGCCTCGCTGCGTCAGGCCGGCTGCCGCGTCATGGTTTCCGAGATCGATCCGATCTGCGCGCTGCAGGCGGCGATGGAAGGCTACGAGGTCGTGACCATGGAAGACGCCGCGCCCCGCGCCGACATCTTCGTCACCGCCACCGGCAACAGGGACATCATCACCATCGATCACATGCGCGCGATGAAGGATCGCGCTATCGTCTGCAACATCGGCCACTTCGACAACGAGATCCAGGTGGGTGCGTTGAAGAATCTGAAGTGGGACAACATCAAGCCGCAGGTGGACGAGATCACCTTCGCGGACGGCAAGCGCATGATCCTTTTGTCGGAAGGCCGCCTCGTGAATCTCGGCAATGCCATGGGGCATCCGTCGTTCGTCATGTCCGCGTCGTTCACCAACCAGACGCTGGCGCAGATCGAACTGTTCGCCAACAACACCGACGGCAAGTACAAGAAAGAGGTCTACGTGCTGCCGAAGACGCTGGACGAGAAGGTGGCGCGGCTGCATCTCAACAAGATCGGCGTCAAGCTCACCGAGCTGCGCAAGGACCAGGCCGACTATATCGGCGTCAAGATTGCTGGCCCGTTCAAGAGCGATCACTACCGGTATTGA
- the metK gene encoding methionine adenosyltransferase, which yields MRGSYLFTSESVSEGHPDKVCDRISDEIVDLFFSEGPKAGVDPWAIRAACETLATTNKVVIAGETRGPESVTKEKIESVVRAAIKDIGYEQDGFHWKTADIDILLHPQSADIAQGVDALQPGANKEEGAGDQGIMFGYACNETPDLMPAPIFYAHKILRLISEARHSGKEKVLGPDSKSQVTVQYENGKPVGVREIVVSHQHLIEDMSSDQVRERVEPYVREALPKAWVTDKTIWHINPTGKFFIGGPDGDAGLTGRKIIVDTYGGAAPHGGGAFSGKDPTKVDRSAAYAARYLAKNIVAAGLADRCTLQLAYAIGVARPLSIYIDTHGTGKAPEDTLERIVSEAMDLTPRGIRKHLDLNRPIYARTSSYGHFGRTPDNEGGFSWEKTDLAEVLKRAV from the coding sequence ATGCGCGGATCTTACTTGTTCACGAGTGAATCGGTTTCGGAGGGGCATCCCGACAAGGTGTGCGACCGGATCTCGGACGAGATCGTCGATCTGTTTTTCAGCGAGGGTCCGAAAGCCGGCGTCGATCCGTGGGCGATCCGCGCTGCGTGCGAGACGCTGGCCACCACGAACAAGGTGGTGATCGCCGGAGAAACCCGCGGACCCGAATCCGTTACCAAGGAGAAGATCGAAAGCGTGGTGCGCGCCGCGATCAAGGACATCGGCTACGAGCAGGACGGGTTTCACTGGAAGACCGCCGACATCGATATCCTGCTGCATCCGCAGTCGGCCGACATCGCGCAGGGTGTTGACGCCTTGCAGCCCGGTGCCAACAAGGAAGAGGGCGCCGGCGACCAGGGCATCATGTTCGGCTACGCCTGCAACGAGACGCCGGACCTGATGCCGGCGCCGATTTTCTACGCGCACAAGATTCTGCGGCTGATTTCCGAGGCTCGCCATTCCGGCAAGGAAAAGGTGCTGGGTCCGGACTCCAAGAGCCAGGTCACGGTGCAATACGAGAACGGCAAGCCGGTCGGCGTGCGCGAAATCGTGGTGTCGCACCAGCATCTGATCGAGGACATGAGTTCCGATCAGGTCCGCGAGCGCGTCGAGCCCTATGTGCGCGAGGCGCTGCCGAAGGCATGGGTCACCGACAAGACCATCTGGCATATCAATCCGACCGGCAAGTTCTTCATCGGCGGTCCCGACGGCGACGCCGGCCTGACCGGCCGCAAGATCATTGTCGATACCTATGGCGGCGCGGCACCGCATGGCGGCGGCGCGTTCTCCGGCAAGGATCCCACCAAGGTCGATCGCTCGGCGGCCTATGCCGCGCGCTACCTCGCCAAGAACATCGTCGCCGCCGGTCTCGCCGACCGCTGCACCTTGCAACTCGCCTACGCCATCGGCGTGGCGCGTCCGCTGTCGATCTACATCGATACGCACGGCACCGGAAAGGCTCCGGAAGACACGCTCGAGCGGATCGTCTCAGAAGCGATGGACCTGACGCCGCGCGGCATCCGCAAGCATCTCGATCTGAACCGGCCGATCTACGCGCGCACCTCGTCCTACGGCCATTTCGGCCGCACGCCGGACAATGAGGGTGGGTTCTCCTGGGAGAAGACCGATCTCGCCGAGGTGCTCAAGCGCGCGGTGTGA
- a CDS encoding UDP-glucose dehydrogenase family protein — protein sequence MRIAMIGTGYVGLVSGACFADFGHQVTCVDKDAGKIAALRRGEIPIFEPGLEALVAANVTASRLDFTTDLAGPVAEAEAVFIAVGTPSRRGDGHADLSYVYAAAREIAASVRGFTVVVTKSTVPVGTGDEVERLIREANPWADVVVASNPEFLREGAAIRDFKFPDRIVVGTSEERGRKALGDIYRPLSLNQAPLMFTARRTAELIKYAANAFLATKITFINEIADLSEKVGADIQEVARGIGLDNRIGTKFLHAGPGYGGSCFPKDTRALVKIAEDHGAQLRIVESVVTVNDNRKRAMARKVANALGGNLRGKTIAVLGLAFKPDTDDMREAPSIPLITGLCDMGANVRAFDPASMKEARRELPDIDYCDDAYACAEGADALVIVTEWVQFRALDLPRLKRIMKRPIVVDLRNVYRPDEMAELGFVYSSVGRDKT from the coding sequence ATGCGCATTGCCATGATCGGCACGGGCTATGTAGGCTTGGTGTCCGGAGCCTGCTTTGCCGATTTCGGGCATCAGGTCACCTGCGTCGACAAGGATGCGGGCAAGATCGCGGCGCTGCGCCGTGGCGAGATCCCGATCTTCGAGCCGGGCCTTGAGGCGCTGGTTGCGGCCAACGTGACAGCGTCGCGGCTCGATTTTACCACGGACCTCGCCGGCCCGGTGGCGGAGGCAGAGGCGGTGTTCATCGCCGTCGGTACCCCCTCACGCCGCGGCGACGGTCATGCCGACCTCAGCTACGTCTATGCCGCGGCACGCGAGATCGCTGCCTCCGTCCGCGGATTCACCGTCGTCGTCACCAAGTCGACGGTACCGGTCGGAACCGGCGACGAGGTGGAACGCCTGATCCGCGAGGCCAATCCGTGGGCCGACGTCGTGGTGGCGTCCAATCCCGAGTTTTTACGCGAGGGCGCCGCGATCCGCGATTTCAAGTTTCCCGACCGCATCGTGGTCGGGACCTCCGAGGAACGCGGCCGCAAGGCGCTCGGCGACATATACCGGCCGCTGTCCCTCAACCAGGCGCCGCTGATGTTCACCGCGCGCCGTACCGCCGAACTGATCAAATACGCGGCCAACGCCTTCCTTGCGACCAAGATCACCTTCATCAACGAAATCGCGGACCTGTCCGAAAAGGTCGGCGCCGATATCCAGGAGGTCGCGCGCGGAATCGGTCTCGACAATCGCATCGGCACCAAATTCCTGCACGCCGGCCCCGGCTATGGCGGCTCCTGTTTTCCCAAGGACACCCGCGCGCTGGTGAAGATCGCGGAAGATCACGGCGCCCAGCTTCGCATCGTGGAGTCGGTCGTCACCGTCAATGACAATCGCAAGCGCGCGATGGCGCGCAAGGTGGCGAACGCGCTGGGTGGCAACTTGCGGGGCAAGACGATCGCGGTGCTGGGACTGGCGTTCAAGCCCGACACCGACGACATGCGCGAGGCACCGTCGATCCCGTTGATCACCGGTCTTTGCGATATGGGGGCAAACGTTCGCGCCTTCGATCCGGCGAGCATGAAGGAGGCGCGGCGCGAGCTGCCCGATATCGACTATTGCGACGACGCCTATGCCTGCGCGGAAGGCGCCGACGCGCTGGTGATCGTGACCGAATGGGTCCAGTTCCGCGCGCTCGACCTGCCGCGCCTGAAACGGATCATGAAACGGCCGATCGTGGTCGATCTGCGCAACGTCTACCGTCCCGATGAGATGGCGGAGCTGGGTTTTGTCTACAGCAGCGTTGGCCGGGACAAAACATAG
- a CDS encoding TOBE domain-containing protein translates to MTEQAIAELGLQVGDKVTVVIKSSDVIIGKSASDSGR, encoded by the coding sequence GTGACCGAGCAGGCGATTGCCGAGCTTGGCCTTCAGGTTGGCGACAAGGTAACGGTAGTGATCAAGTCCAGCGACGTGATAATCGGCAAATCGGCTTCCGACAGCGGGCGTTAG